In Edaphobacter paludis, a single window of DNA contains:
- a CDS encoding carboxypeptidase-like regulatory domain-containing protein, with protein MNVMKVVTKEGWLGIWLTKSVPIFLLVLIVSTATLWAQSGIGSIQGTVQDSSGAAVPQVSVHVSNEATGVAVDTMSNATGFYSVPSLFVGNYTITFIAPGMKKYQTSIALQVAQVAVINPSLSAGEVSQQVTISANDVQLATYDSGTISSTLDNSRIMELPENGRNVLNLTQLTTPGLEVGGQRANGNLAEALEYVEDGAPMLNRNFGGEGNSTQAQLPDPDAVAEVRLETTNSNAQFATPATGIITTKSGSNGFHGSLFETARNNAIGIAKARQNPSNYSAPHYVRNEFGVSLGGPIIIPKLYNGKDRSFFFFAFERYSLRSYTNELVTVPTVAMRNGDFSNDYNSAGVLQTLYDSTTSNPVNFQRTAYAGNKIDISRISPLAKILYAITPLPTSADNPLVASNYNAPALNNATAPNATFRLDHLVNESNRLFLRYTQTKITTAALRNYPSNSPQTIAGAGLPAGASGLQEIPVTTISSALGYTHIFSPTFVSEFVVGNEWFNQYVQGGGNPYLDYEQLMGLPNNFGELGFPNISGGIMPYGGTQFNYGVAQIITNVDENLTKIIGHHQVLFGGRYRHERFGSLPDRTNDTVSFGAYASADVDPTSGANYTAKANTGDGNADLFLGASNNYAVAKSGPYAHYRDMEIDSYIQDNFHMTKNITINAGLRWEIHPAPYTRNGTTESFDIARKAIVLANPLQFYIDKGYTTQAIVTNLEKLGVNFETPQTAGIPNTMFFNDDFTFSPRLGVAYAPFGGRHGTVLRGGYGRYIYPIPLRNSLVQTGHDSPFTASYSQSYITANQSPDGLPNYLLRTPQTVVAGSNSANVVNSASINSIQPGINLITLDPHFSPNYVTQVNATVEQPIKWNSVLRVTYLYDHGSGLGQNNLYNEHPSTYVYETVNGVVPPVGTYASVATGPYDQTTYGGSAAVIQKTGYSNDNSLQLNFQRLTKHGYGFQIFYVYSRAFRVGGNSSRDGLIYPAADYAPGALPSTDFAKLNRFENYQIDTAIPEHHVGFNGLVELPFGRGKHFFSNANGFWNEVIGGFQIAGTGQVISQNFAVAATNWGPTSPIRLYKHSHRITDCRSGVCHPENLWFNGYIAPTSINAATKGVSGLPSGYMPYQTPINNDPTVTALYGTNNVSVHLKNGKSTTVAYSPGPSGVNPFSHTILPGPFNYNADLSLFKVFPISETVNFKINVDAFNAFNIQGYINPNATDGTQNFLTSYWTPRQIQLTARLTF; from the coding sequence GTAAGCAATGAGGCTACCGGTGTGGCGGTAGACACCATGTCGAATGCCACAGGTTTTTACTCGGTCCCGTCGCTGTTCGTGGGAAACTACACGATCACGTTCATCGCCCCTGGAATGAAAAAGTACCAAACCAGTATCGCGCTGCAGGTGGCTCAGGTCGCTGTCATCAATCCATCTCTTTCAGCGGGCGAGGTATCGCAACAGGTCACTATCTCGGCGAACGACGTGCAACTAGCCACCTACGATAGTGGAACCATCAGTTCCACACTGGATAATTCCCGCATTATGGAATTGCCAGAAAACGGACGCAATGTGCTGAACCTGACTCAGCTCACGACTCCGGGCCTGGAAGTCGGGGGTCAGCGAGCCAACGGCAACCTCGCCGAGGCACTCGAGTATGTCGAGGACGGCGCGCCTATGCTCAATCGCAACTTTGGCGGTGAGGGGAATTCTACGCAGGCGCAACTGCCAGATCCGGATGCGGTGGCAGAGGTTCGCCTTGAAACCACCAACTCCAATGCACAGTTTGCTACACCGGCGACAGGCATTATCACCACAAAGTCGGGCTCGAACGGGTTTCATGGTTCCCTTTTTGAAACGGCCCGTAACAATGCGATCGGTATCGCCAAGGCACGCCAGAATCCCTCGAACTACTCCGCTCCTCATTACGTTCGCAATGAGTTTGGTGTTTCATTGGGCGGGCCCATCATCATCCCAAAGCTCTACAACGGAAAAGACAGATCTTTCTTCTTCTTCGCTTTCGAGCGCTATTCTCTTCGCAGCTATACGAACGAACTTGTCACTGTTCCGACGGTTGCCATGAGAAATGGTGATTTCAGCAATGACTACAACAGCGCCGGCGTTCTACAAACTCTGTACGATTCCACCACGAGTAATCCCGTAAACTTTCAGCGTACTGCCTACGCCGGCAACAAGATTGACATCAGCCGCATCAGCCCGCTGGCGAAGATTCTCTATGCCATCACTCCTCTGCCGACTTCCGCCGATAACCCACTGGTGGCGAGCAACTACAACGCGCCTGCGCTCAATAACGCGACAGCCCCGAACGCGACGTTTCGACTCGATCATCTTGTGAATGAAAGCAATCGCCTGTTTCTGCGCTATACCCAGACCAAGATAACGACAGCGGCGCTGCGGAACTATCCTTCGAATTCACCGCAGACTATTGCCGGTGCCGGTCTTCCCGCAGGCGCCAGCGGTCTGCAGGAGATTCCTGTTACGACAATCAGCAGCGCCCTTGGGTATACCCATATCTTTTCCCCAACATTCGTCTCTGAGTTCGTTGTCGGTAATGAGTGGTTTAATCAGTATGTCCAAGGCGGCGGTAACCCATACCTGGATTATGAACAGTTGATGGGGCTTCCCAATAATTTCGGAGAACTCGGATTTCCGAACATTAGCGGCGGAATCATGCCATACGGCGGCACTCAGTTCAATTACGGCGTCGCCCAGATCATCACCAACGTGGACGAAAACCTTACCAAGATTATCGGTCATCACCAGGTCCTGTTCGGCGGTCGATACCGGCATGAGCGGTTCGGCTCTCTTCCAGACCGCACCAACGACACAGTGAGCTTCGGCGCTTATGCCAGCGCTGATGTTGATCCCACCTCGGGAGCAAATTACACAGCCAAGGCGAACACTGGTGATGGGAATGCCGATCTGTTCCTCGGCGCCTCCAACAACTACGCCGTCGCAAAGAGCGGACCCTATGCCCACTACCGTGATATGGAGATCGATTCCTATATTCAGGACAATTTCCACATGACCAAGAATATTACGATCAATGCCGGACTTCGCTGGGAAATCCATCCGGCGCCGTACACCAGGAACGGTACAACGGAAAGTTTCGACATCGCACGTAAGGCCATCGTTCTTGCAAATCCTTTGCAGTTCTACATAGACAAGGGATACACCACGCAAGCGATCGTCACAAACCTCGAAAAACTTGGCGTGAATTTTGAAACGCCGCAGACAGCGGGAATCCCAAACACCATGTTTTTCAACGATGACTTTACCTTCAGCCCTCGTCTCGGAGTGGCATATGCGCCATTCGGCGGCAGGCATGGCACTGTTTTGAGAGGCGGTTACGGGCGGTACATTTATCCAATCCCTCTGCGCAACTCGCTGGTGCAGACAGGTCATGACTCTCCCTTCACGGCCAGCTACTCCCAGAGTTACATCACGGCAAACCAGTCCCCGGACGGCTTGCCGAACTACCTCTTACGTACTCCTCAGACCGTCGTCGCTGGATCCAATAGCGCCAACGTGGTGAATAGCGCCTCCATCAACTCCATTCAGCCCGGCATTAACCTCATCACGCTTGACCCGCATTTTTCGCCAAACTATGTAACCCAGGTGAATGCCACGGTAGAGCAGCCTATCAAATGGAACTCCGTTCTGCGCGTGACCTATCTTTATGATCACGGCTCTGGACTGGGGCAAAACAATCTGTACAACGAGCATCCGTCCACCTATGTTTATGAAACCGTAAACGGTGTAGTGCCTCCAGTTGGCACCTACGCTTCGGTAGCGACCGGCCCGTATGATCAGACGACCTATGGTGGAAGCGCTGCCGTGATCCAGAAGACGGGCTATTCAAACGACAACTCTCTCCAACTGAACTTCCAGCGCCTGACGAAACATGGCTATGGATTCCAGATCTTTTATGTGTATTCCAGGGCGTTCCGGGTTGGCGGCAATTCGAGCCGCGACGGTTTGATTTACCCTGCAGCGGACTATGCTCCGGGGGCTCTACCTTCTACAGACTTTGCGAAGCTTAATCGATTTGAGAACTATCAAATCGACACGGCGATTCCCGAGCATCACGTTGGCTTCAATGGGCTGGTGGAGCTTCCGTTCGGCCGAGGTAAACATTTCTTCTCGAACGCAAACGGATTCTGGAATGAGGTAATTGGCGGTTTCCAAATAGCGGGTACCGGCCAGGTCATCTCTCAGAATTTCGCGGTAGCAGCGACCAACTGGGGCCCAACCAGCCCTATTCGGCTCTACAAGCATTCCCACCGGATTACTGACTGCCGCAGTGGCGTATGCCATCCAGAAAACCTTTGGTTCAATGGCTACATCGCCCCCACGTCCATCAACGCTGCAACGAAAGGAGTCAGCGGTCTTCCCTCTGGTTACATGCCATATCAAACCCCAATCAATAATGATCCCACTGTGACTGCGCTCTATGGAACCAATAATGTGTCGGTGCACCTGAAGAACGGCAAAAGCACTACGGTTGCATACAGCCCAGGACCCTCGGGAGTGAATCCGTTCTCTCACACAATTCTGCCGGGTCCTTTCAACTACAATGCCGATCTCTCACTTTTCAAAGTGTTCCCGATCTCGGAGACGGTAAATTTCAAAATCAATGTGGATGCCTTCAATGCCTTCAATATCCAGGGCTACATCAACCCAAACGCCACGGATGGCACTCAGAATTTCCTCACTTCGTATTGGACGCCGCGTCAAATTCAACTCACGGCCCGATTGACCTTCTAA